In Candidatus Promineifilum breve, one genomic interval encodes:
- the rarD gene encoding EamA family transporter RarD, which translates to MLYAAGAYIAWGLMPLYWKSVQVVPAGQILAHRIAWSLFFVVLILTARRQWGWLRGALRRPRVILLFTLSGFLIGLNWFIYIWAVNAGHIVETSLGYFINPLVNVLLGYLVLKERLRPAQWLALSVALAGVLYLTISFGAFPWIALTLAFSFGTYGLIRKTAPLNSAEGLFIETAVLFLPAFGFLLLMESRGVGAFGHTGLPVTLLLIGAGIVTSIPLLLFAAGARRIPLTTLGLLQYIAPTMQFLIGVLVYNETFGLTRLIGFGLVWLALVLYTIETLIVNRRRAVLPAGV; encoded by the coding sequence TGGCCCATCGCATTGCCTGGTCGCTGTTCTTTGTCGTGCTGATACTGACCGCCCGCCGCCAATGGGGCTGGTTGCGCGGGGCGCTGCGCCGGCCGCGCGTTATTCTGCTCTTTACGCTGTCTGGTTTTTTGATTGGCCTCAACTGGTTCATCTACATCTGGGCCGTCAACGCCGGCCACATCGTCGAGACCAGCCTGGGCTACTTCATCAACCCGCTGGTCAACGTCTTGCTCGGTTATCTCGTCTTAAAAGAACGGCTGCGCCCGGCGCAATGGCTGGCCCTCAGTGTGGCGCTGGCCGGCGTGCTCTACCTGACCATCAGCTTCGGGGCGTTTCCGTGGATTGCCCTGACGCTGGCCTTCTCCTTCGGCACGTATGGCCTGATCCGCAAGACCGCCCCGCTGAATTCGGCCGAGGGGTTGTTCATTGAGACGGCCGTCCTCTTCCTGCCCGCGTTCGGCTTTCTGCTACTCATGGAGTCGCGCGGCGTGGGGGCCTTCGGCCATACCGGGCTGCCGGTGACGCTCCTTTTGATCGGCGCGGGCATCGTCACCAGCATCCCGTTGCTGCTCTTCGCCGCCGGGGCGCGCCGCATCCCGCTGACGACGCTCGGCCTGCTGCAATACATCGCCCCGACGATGCAGTTTCTCATCGGTGTGTTGGTCTACAACGAAACCTTCGGCCTGACGCGCCTGATTGGGTTTGGGTTGGTGTGGTTGGCGTTGGTGCTCTATACGATTGAAACGTTGATCGTCAATCGCCGGCGGGCGGTATTGCCGGCTGGGGTCTAA
- a CDS encoding DUF433 domain-containing protein gives MVTVESIDLITIDPDMRGGRPCIAGTGLRVIDITMATIFHDRTPGEIASDFDVSLAEVYAALAYYYQHKAQLDQDIREQVSIAQQFKQQSLGSQHASLLS, from the coding sequence ATGGTCACCGTCGAATCCATCGATTTGATCACGATTGATCCTGATATGCGTGGCGGGCGTCCCTGTATCGCTGGAACAGGATTGCGCGTCATCGATATCACCATGGCTACGATTTTCCACGATCGTACCCCCGGGGAGATCGCCTCGGATTTCGATGTCTCGCTGGCGGAGGTGTATGCCGCGTTGGCCTACTACTACCAGCACAAAGCGCAGCTTGACCAGGATATCCGCGAACAGGTATCCATAGCCCAGCAATTCAAGCAGCAAAGCCTTGGCAGCCAACACGCTTCGCTTCTATCTTGA
- the purB gene encoding adenylosuccinate lyase yields the protein MSDFNHNTFISPFTWRYGSQEMRYLWSELHKRRLMRRVWVALAAAQHVAGLVSAEQLADLERHVDDIDIARALQIERETRHDVMAEIRAYAEQCPVGGGVIHWGATSADITDNVDALRQREAARLLLEGLQRLLIAFARRIDETADLPVMAHTHIQPAEPTTLGYRLAMYAQDLLEDFRQLQAVTTALRGKGFKGAVGTQATFVEMLAGTEMTAGQLEELAMARLDLPCFPIASQTYTRQQDLRVQQVLTGIASSLHKFALDFRLLQSPPFGEWAEPFGRRQVGSSAMPFKRNPINAENICSLARYVAAQTAVAWDNAGQAILERSLDDSANRRLYLPESFLAVDEMLRRATTLVEGMTIDREQIGRNLARYGPFAATERVLVAAVRAGADRQEVHEWLREVSLRAWEAVRREEPNPLAELVAGDARLTAFLPADELRGLMDAGGYVGTAADRARALAAAIRAAT from the coding sequence ATGTCGGATTTTAACCATAATACATTTATCTCCCCCTTCACCTGGCGCTACGGCAGCCAGGAGATGCGCTATCTCTGGTCGGAACTGCACAAGCGGCGGCTGATGCGCCGGGTATGGGTGGCGCTGGCCGCGGCCCAGCACGTGGCCGGGCTGGTATCGGCCGAGCAACTGGCCGACCTGGAGCGCCACGTTGACGACATCGACATCGCGCGCGCCCTGCAAATCGAACGGGAAACCCGCCACGACGTGATGGCCGAAATCCGCGCCTACGCCGAACAATGCCCGGTCGGTGGCGGCGTCATCCATTGGGGGGCCACCAGCGCCGACATCACCGACAACGTCGACGCCCTGCGCCAGCGCGAAGCGGCGCGGCTGCTCCTTGAGGGGCTGCAACGGCTGCTGATCGCCTTCGCCCGGCGCATTGACGAGACGGCCGACCTGCCGGTCATGGCCCACACCCACATCCAACCGGCCGAGCCGACGACCCTCGGCTACCGCCTGGCGATGTATGCCCAGGACTTGCTGGAAGATTTCAGGCAACTACAGGCCGTCACGACTGCCCTGCGCGGCAAGGGCTTCAAGGGCGCGGTGGGCACGCAAGCCACCTTTGTCGAGATGCTGGCCGGCACGGAGATGACCGCCGGGCAATTGGAAGAATTGGCGATGGCCCGCCTCGACCTGCCCTGTTTCCCCATCGCCAGCCAGACCTACACCCGGCAACAGGATTTGCGGGTGCAGCAGGTCCTGACGGGCATCGCCTCAAGTTTACATAAATTCGCGCTTGACTTCCGGCTGTTGCAGTCGCCGCCTTTCGGCGAATGGGCCGAGCCGTTTGGCCGGCGGCAGGTCGGTTCGTCGGCCATGCCCTTCAAGCGCAATCCCATCAACGCCGAGAACATCTGCTCGCTGGCCCGCTACGTGGCGGCACAGACGGCCGTGGCCTGGGATAACGCCGGGCAGGCCATCCTGGAGCGCAGCCTGGACGACAGCGCCAATCGCCGCCTCTACCTGCCCGAAAGCTTCCTGGCCGTGGACGAAATGTTGCGCCGGGCGACGACGCTGGTCGAAGGCATGACCATCGACCGCGAGCAGATCGGCCGCAATCTGGCCCGCTACGGCCCATTCGCGGCCACCGAGCGGGTGCTGGTGGCCGCCGTGCGCGCCGGGGCCGACCGGCAGGAAGTTCATGAATGGCTACGCGAAGTCAGTTTGCGCGCCTGGGAAGCCGTGCGGCGCGAAGAACCCAACCCACTGGCGGAACTGGTGGCCGGTGATGCCCGGCTGACGGCTTTCCTGCCGGCCGATGAACTGCGCGGGTTGATGGACGCCGGCGGCTACGTGGGCACGGCCGCCGACCGGGCCAGAGCGCTGGCCGCCGCAATCAGGGCGGCGACGTAA